Genomic DNA from Naumovozyma dairenensis CBS 421 chromosome 11, complete genome:
AAGTGACATCTCTATTTGGATTTTGtcttttaatttccttctttAGGGCGCTAACTTTACCAATTTGTTTGAAGATCATGGTGGAGTCTGGCTCATCACCATCAATGGCTAAACCAGTGGAATCATAACCTCTGTACTCTAGACGTTCTAAACCGTCAACTAAAGTGTCGATGATTTCTCCTCTTGATCTTTCGACCAAGTAGTTACAATAACCGAAAATACCACACATTATTACCTATTTATTTGCTTACTTTCTTATTCTCTGAATATATGAATCCAAAGAAGTGTGAAAGAGTTtataattgtttttgtttttttttgagAGATGAACTTGAAACAATTATACTTTTTAAAGTTTGTGAAAGAAGtataaaaatagaaaagatTGTCGTCgaccaaaaaaaatattcaaggtaaattggaaaaggagaacaatttattttcaaaggGACCCTTCGGTtctgtttgttttttttgtttatactcttttttcttcagtAAACAATAGCAATAgcatttttgaaaaatgagTCCAGAAATGTACGTGTGCTATTGTATGTGACATCGAGAAAGAGTCTTACGCTTAGCTCACAGTTAACACTATTTTAAGTAGATAACGAATTTCACGCcatttttcagtttcaatTTCGGTGTGGTGTTTTCCAGTTACCCAATTAGgaaatttaattgatttggGTGTGTTACCCGGGGAGCCAGTGataccttcttctttttgcTTCTGGAAGGAAGTGAAGTGAAGTAAAGATAGAGGAAGAGGGGAGAGGGAAAGGTGTCATCTTCAAAGTTATCTTATTTAGTTACATCCGAGGCTTAGTGAATAATTCCAGTTTGTTTGTCTGAGTTTAAAAATAGAAACAATGTcatgttttgttttttatttttgatataatatatatatagatgtATGTCTAATCTAACCTAGTCTATACCCTATACCCTACACTATATACGTAAGAAATTTGCTTTTAAAATGAGGATCGCATCTACAAATCAGCAAACTTGTCGTAGACTGTTCTCCAATTGTCAAAGAAATTTCTAAAGAATTTAATACCTAAACCAACATCTCTCGTCCCCGTAGCGGCTCTAATACTATGCATAGATAATTGAGCAATACCCAAATCAATGGTTCTAGCACCAGTTTGACAAGCTAAAGATGGACCAATGGTACCACCTGATCTTGAATTGTTCTTGATTTGGAAGTATTGTACCTTATCATTATTACCACGAgctaattcttcaatgaatGTAACACCCACGGAATCTGTAGCCATATGACCATTTGGATCCAATGATAATGTAATACCATAATTTGGCTTTGGTGCATGGTCTTTCAAATAAAcatctttgaaatttggaTTGAAAAGATGGTTGACATCTGCTGATAATATGATAGAATTAGCAAATAATGTACGCATATCTGGTGGAACATCTCTCTTGTTTCTTGCTGTAGCAACACGACCTACAACAGATTCTAATAACCCACCTTTAGCACCTTGTCTTGATAAAGAaccaatttcttcattatcgaATAATGCAACAGCATTGAATGTTTCCATATTGGCAATATCCAAATTTTCAGCAAAATGAGCAAGACAAATGGCAGCAGCAAAACTACATAATCTATCATCCACACGTGGAgcaaaaataaattcattgttTAACCCACCAAGAGTACCCTTTTGAACATCAAATAAATCCAAATccaattgaattaattgaCAAACTTTAACATTTGCCAACTTAGCAACATATCTAAGTAACTTAATAGGATGCTTACCATACAATGGAGAAgtcttttccttttcattagCAGGAggttcatcatcatcatcagctGCAGTGAATCCAATAACAGGAACCATTTGATCCTCCTTATCGAAAGGACCTTCAGATGGCTTACCAAAATGTGGAGCCAAAGAAGGAATCTTCGCAATAGGATGAGGAGTAGAATCAATCAAAACAGctttaatttcatcttcacctGGAGTTCTAATATAAACTCTACCGGCAATCCCTAAATCTCTATCCAACCAAGCTTCATTCAAAGTACCACCATATGGAGCGACACCTAACATTTCATATCCACCGACGTTTTCCTTGGTGGATACAGGCTTTAATTTAACAGTTAAGGAATCAATATGAGATGCAACGGCACCAACACCACGTTTGTATTGCCATTTGTCACCTACAATCCATGCTACAAGATTGGAACCGTTTCTTACAGTGAAGAATTTACCACCTTTGGAACCATTGGCACAAGCATCCCAATTACCCTTTTCACATAAGTATTTAAAACCCtttgataataacaagTTGGAAATATGGTCCACTACGTGGTATGTTGTTGGGTTTTTGTATtggaaattgatgaattctTGAGCACAATCTTCATATGTGTGTTTTATGGAAACGTAATCGTCGTTGGAGATGGTTGCGTTGTTGCTAGAAGTAGTGGAagatgctgatgatgaggTATTGGTGGTAGACTTTTCAGTCGCATCCATAGTCAACATTTCCAATgtcttctttaattgatCTAAAATTTCACGTTGTTCTTCCATTATTGCTCGTTAGTTGGTTTTTGTCTTTCCTGATCTAAGAATATAAGTGGGGAATACCAAATAGATTTTTTGGGAAGCTCTTTTCTATGAATAAGTTCAAGActatttataaaaaaaacgATCAAGGAGAGTGAGTGAATAAGTAAGAAAGTAAGCGCCAACGCACGTACGTAATCAATCGTTGTTGAATATTAAACCTTTAAAGTGGTAACTACGTACAATTTAACCGAAAGTAACCGTTGTGCACTCCGTGGTTCTCTGAGATCCTATCTGGGTCTTTACAATATGGTATTATGGATGTTCCCTCGAACACcctttttaatttcttcatataattttcaatattaaaattagaagattgATTAGATAAATCTACGAAAGTGGCCTGAAAATTCCGCCCCCTTAGAATCGCGTTGTTCTCGCTGCCAGCTGTTCGTGATTACTAATCCAGAAAATATTGGATGGCTACCCTGGGGGAGGTANNNNNNNNNNNNNNNNNNNNcctcctcctcctcctcctcctcctcctcctcctcttcTTGCAGAGTTGTAAAGTTAATGTAAAACTTacattgaaaagaaattacatcgcttatatattcataaaaCTTAACTGCGCTTCACATGCTGTTAGATGACATGATTTAGTATTCAGATTAAAATAATTCCAACTGCCTTGTTTTATGTGGTGATTACTTTACTGGCTAAAGAAAATCTTAATGGAACAAAAGCCTTGAAACGCAATGGATTACTTGTTCACTGTAAGGTTTTCTGTATATAAAAGtgtatttatttcttttttttcttaacTTGAACACATGTGGTGGGCAATGATCTCCATGAGCATACACTTCTTATTTTCCTGcatattgtttttgaagTTAAACCCTACTTCGATGCTCTTTTGGAGAATTTTCTATGAAAAGAAGTCTCAAAAGACtcaatttttgttatttttggTTCTTGAGATATTATGTCACTGTATTTTTCCAAAGTTGACTAAAGTTTAATATTTAatcaaggaaaaataaacaaattttgaaaactgCATAACAAAAACCCTGTTACGAAGAAATTGCTGCAGGATAAGCACTCAAGCCGATAACACATTCTATGAtgaaataaagaaaagaaagtgAATATGCTGATGTAATACTAGAGCCCTGCATTTGTCTTGTTCCTTTACTTGAGAGTTATCAGTGTGATCTTAAATGTCATTCtaattttctatttttatGCGTGCAATGtccatttatatattccacTTAGAGGTTCAATTGAAGAGGGTTGATCCGGGTTCTTTATATCCACTCACCCCACTAAGTCGTCAACCCAACTGGGGCTCTCCTCAATAGGTAATTATATCTCCATAGCAGTTGAGTTCTTGTTTAAAAATAGTTAATGatagaaaatttattactatATTATATAGTGCTTTTGGCctatgtatgtatatactttgtattattatacttCGATAATCATAGATCGGAGTAAGAATTATagttcattatttttggaAACATTTTCTAATGCATCCGCAAcataatcaatattattttgattaaTACCACTTAATGATAATCTTCCATCCATAGTTAAATAAATGgaatatttttcctttaatttcatAACTTGATTCTCATTAAATCTAGTGAAATAAACATCCCATGATTAGTTCATTATTAATCAAGTCATTCCAATTCAATCTTTCATAAAGCATCAATCTAACTTGATTTAATCTATCAACCATAAATTTAACATCTTTAATCCATCTCAGTTTCAAATCCGGTTCagacaatataatatttgcAATCTTAGAACCATACCCTGGTGGTGAAGAATACATACCTCTAACAATCCGTTTCAATTGAGAGTTAATCTTATCTTTCATAACGGATTCAGGAGAACCTTCTTCCTGCCCCGGAGGTAAAACAATACTTAAAGATCCAACTCTTTCACCATAAAGTCCCATATTCTTAGCAAAAGATTGACATAAGAATAATCCATTTTTCCAACCTTTAGGATATCGAGATTCATCAAGacataattttaataattgacAATCTTGGAACAAATTTCCTGTTTCAAGACCTTGATATGCCATATCGATTATAGggatcattttcaattcatgtattatatctattatttcttcCCACTGTTTCAATGTTGGGTCTACACCAGTTGGGTTATGACACGATGCGTGTAATAGGATGGATCTTGGCATAGTGGATTTAGATGAATGAGTGGATCGAAGGTATTGTTTccatttatttattgataatttgcCCGTGATTGGATCATAATATGGGTAAtgattgatattatttttgaaaccaTTTTTTTGGAGGATGTTTGAATGGTTTGCCCAGGAATAATTTGGTATTatgatttcatttgataagaattttgtaatgaaaGTGGAAGCTATAGAGATGGCACCTGTACCACTTAATGTTTGAATGAATGATATTCTATTGTCTTCAATTAGGGTTGGTTTATTTATAGAGTCATTGAATAGGAAGTTAGTTACATTGGTTTCGAAATCTTTACAACCTGTTATTGGTAgatatgataaattattatattttgagttggaatgatttttatttagTAGATTTTGAGCTTGACGTACCGAGGGGAAGGGAGTTACTTTACCAAAGGCATCTTTGTAAATTCCTACTGTTAGGTTAACctttttattgttttggTCATGATTGAATTCAGATGTTAAACCTAATATCTTATCAGCGGGAGCCAATGGGATGTTCTTGATCAATGAAGAGAAATACCTGATATTTCTTAGCGTCAGTAAGGAACTTGATGAGAttggtgatgatgacgaggatgatgatgatagtGAACGTATCATCGAAGGGCGGTACTGTATGCTATTGCTGTATTTGagtttttgaaaaagtCTTGTCAAAAAAGGGTTGTGTCTTTATGTAGCCTAAATGAAATGTGATGAACTAGAAAAAGAGTTAAGTTTATCGTATATATCAAGTCCTTTAgactattgaaaaaattgggGATAGAATGTagaaaaaaagatgatgacTTGTTTTACTTGGAGAAAGATACTTGTTGATTAACAAAGGGAAGCGATTAGGTAAGCGAAAGAAGTTGATGATACTTTGGTTGGCTTCAAGTTGTTCTTTAAATATAGTCGAGTACGTACAAGTTATAGAGATGTGTTGCGTATGTGATGTTTTATGACAATGTTGTCGTCTTCATCGTCGACATCATTCCCTCTTTGCCTCATCCACTCACTCATTGATTCACAGAGCAACCTAAGATATATTCCTGTTGAAGCCACGGAGTTTCCTTTGCCAAgttccttttcttctcttctcttCTCTTGTCTTGTCTTCCCTTTAAGGTCACACGTTTTTTCTCGTTTGGCGGCGCACTTTGCAGAGTGCACTTTGCACTTTCTGCACTGTTTGTGGACTCTCCATTCCATTCTCTCTTTCTCTTGGAAGACTTTTGTGTGAGCAATTTTCgtatttgtttttgtaaGGGGCGTTTTCTGTTCAGTTGTGTGGTCTTTTAATTAATAGCTTGGCCTGGAGTGGTCACTGGTCAGACGCTTAGAATAGCGGTAACGCTGCCTTGCCCGTTTTGAGAAGTGGCAGGTGactttattatatgaagGAGGGAGCGACAAAACGTAAACCCAAATATAAACCAAATGGAGGGTTGGCCGAGTGGTCTAAGGCGGCAGACTTAAGATCTGTTGGACGGTTGTCCGCGCGAGTTCGAACCTCGCAtccttcattatttttgtcAACCTTTTCCCCCCAGTGGTGAGATGGGCGGCTAAACACAACACAATACCATTTCAgtatatatacataaaTACCTACCGTATGTAGTTTTGACGTTCAAcgttattttattttatttaattattatttactcTGTTCGTaagtttttttctttcattatttgatacATTTCTTGGAGAACCCCTTAGTCTTCCATGAATATTCAGTAATGGTCCCATAAATTCCAATCAAAACAGCAATACCACTACATCCAACTCCAACAGCACCAGCAATATGAATACCTTTCAAAAATGCTTTTTTATCATGTGGATCACTCATACAACTTTCACATTGGTATTGAATGATAGTTTGAGCAATTGGTGGACCAATGGCTGTACCATAATTTAGTACTGACCCGACAAGCGCAGCACATATACCTTGAATCTCTGGTGGGATCCCATTCGTTAACAATAATGTGGCACTTGGGAATGATATATCTAACCCAATTGATATACTTATTATGGAAAAGAATTGATATGTCCAATATGATGAATCTAATTTACAAGTTAATAACAAAATGTGAGATAAAAGGAATGAACTTGCTCCAGCTAATAATCTGATTTGAACGGGGACTCTCTTGACAATTAATAGGATCGAGAATGTGGCTGAAATTATCCCTGCAACAGATAAAGGGATGAATTTCACTGAACCTAATATCGGTGAGTTATCTTTCACCTCTGTAAATAGTTTCCATGTATAAAATAACCATTGAGTAAATGAAATgtatgaaaaaaataccaCTAATAAGGCTTTAATTGTACCTGGATGAATTTGTCTGATTGGTATTATCGGATtattaaaataatattcccATATGATCATTGCAATAAATGATACTAACGAGAATAGTAATGTTAGATAAACATGGATTGTCTTGAATTTATACATTGTTGCCTGATCCCACGAAACaccaaataaaattaatgCACTAATCCCCAAAATGACACCAAGAAAATCgaaatttttccaattttttaaagagTTGGGATTTGAATCTAATTTTTCCACTGGGATTGGTACTACAACGTAAAAATAACTTAAGATACTTAAGAGTGTGGTGACGATGGACATGGACCAATAATTCCAAGGCCATGTGGCCAATTGTGTGAAAATTGCAGAAAATATACCACCAATGACAATTCCTAAAGGTGCACATGCACCATATAATGAGAATGCAATTGATTTACTTGTACAAATAATATCGCTGTCATCAGCAATAGAACTATCACCGtcgttatcatcatctgatgataaatttttttctatatcaTGAGATGGAGACGGAGCTGAAGTTGTAGGGGACTTCGACTGGGACTGCGATGGCGATGGTTCTGGTACCGtataatattgatttaataaGATTAATGCACTGGGAAACAAAAGAGCACCTCCTATACCTTGGCAACCCctacaaatatataaaaagatCATATTCTTGGGGACATACGAAGCGAACCCAGTAATTAAAGTCCATAGAGAGAACCAAACGTACCCTGAgatgaatattattcttgGATTTAAAATATCACATAATTTCCCTGCTAGTATTATGAAAGCTCCACATGTCATGGCGAAGGATGCATTGACCCAACCTAGTTGTAATGTTGATGTAGGTGGTATTTTAAACCATACGGAAAGTGAATCCATTTGTAAGATTGCCTGAGAGGCGGAAGCTAATGTGATGAATTGACTTGAGCAAATGAGgaatatgaatattatatcatttaaatatgaatttgTTGGCGATTGTAATTTCTGTAATCTTATCAATGAGGAATGTGTCACTTTATGTGATTGTTGATCTTGAACAGTCTCAGTTACTGTAGGAATATTATAGGTATTTGATGATGTGGAAGATGAGTTTGAATTTGAGTTTGAAGTTGTTTCCCAAGTTGAAGTCGACGAAACAATGGGATTATGTAAAGATTTCATGTAAATTTTTAGTTCCTTCTTGAGTTGTTTGATCGTATACCTTTTTTCATACCAGTATTGTTTGGAATGAGGGATCCCTGTTCCTAGTAAAAATCCAATGCACTGAGGAGTTGGAGGAGGAAGATCTCTAGTTTCTTATACaataaaaaagatataacCTATCTGAAAGAAACCTTTAATTAGAAGTTAgcaaaatttattatagaAGCTGTGGTTGATTGTTTATTGATAGAAAGCTAACAACCTATCTGTTGATCCTTGTTCCCTAACCGTTAAAAGATACCCctcatcatcctcatcatcacctttataactattattatgtaAAAATTACGTTAACGTGTACGTACCTACTATCCGTGCGGCGCAGGTGATCTCTCGAGTATCGGCCCTCCCTCCCCGcgtataataaatttaattatatatccTTTAATCCTTTAAATGACACCACGGAGAAAGCGAGAGAGAAAGAGAGAATTTGATTTGCCTGCTTTTTCGTTGGTGTTTTGTTGATTATCTTTAATAGCGTTCTGATAGTAATTTTCGTACTGGTGTCCTGCATAGCTTAGAACTATATATGCCAATATGATCCTCTACTCTCTGGCCTTGTTCTCTAGAGGTGCTGTGCTGTGCTGTGCTGTCATAACaccttatatatatatatataaaatatacatGCATATACACGGTAATGGATGGAGAcatcaaaaagaaaagaatcTGCAAATACCCTAAGAATAAACACATCCTTGCTGAAAGTATTTTCTGGTTCCAGGACATTtgtcttattattatgcaACTTATTTAACTGTAACTTACTACGCAGCCTCATCGATTAAACTATTGACAGAGACAGGACCAAAATACAGCTAACAACCTAGCCACGTCTATGCATATTTGCTCCGTAATCTTGAACGACTAGCCTTTGTGATAATGTAATCTCTAAAGAGCAGTCTGTAATCGTCTACTCCTAGTACCTATGATGCCAACGAAagtttgttgaatttttccttttggATTTAACATTGGTAGGGCTTCATCCCATTCAGTACTAACCGAAAACGAATATTCCAGAATGTAGCATATTCTGGACATTTTATTTCCATTAATATTTCTCTCGTAGTTCTAATAACATATCATTTAGACCTTGCATTAGAATCTCGTCTGGTTTGTCGTTTATTATCTTTCCGCCTAGATTATCCTCTGATAATTGTTTCACTTCATCACATTCGGATTGTAATTCATTCAGTAATGCTTCAagttcatcttctaattgtttattaatatcattcaatttactCAATCTCTTATTAAGTTCTGATATTGTTTTGTTCCTTTGGCTATATAAATTTAGAGATATAAGTTCCTCCGGTTTTAAATCCTCGAGAAGAATTTTGtgattattatcatcatcattattttttgtatgTCTCTCATCCTGATTATCATGCATTTGCTTTTGCAATGACTCTCTAGCTTCAAGAATCAAGTCATCCAACTCATCCAATTTCACCTTAACATTCCTTTCCTTCAAgatatcatcaaattctCGCTTACATAATCCTCTCCAAAATTCAATGACTTGCCTTTGAcaattaatcaaattaGAAACACCTTCTTCAGTCTGAGAATACTCTGGGAAACATGAACTTAATTTATCCCATCTTTCTAATTTAGTCAATGATTGATTTAAAGCCTTATTGAAAACTTGATTCAATCGAATATATCGTATCTTTTGTGATCCTGTCATGTGCACTTTTCCTTTCGTTATTCGTTtccattcattaatatGAATCGAGTCTTTCCATACAGTATACAGATCATGCATTTAAAACCCGATCTATTATTACATACAATACTATTCCACATACATACAAGCGAGCGTGCGCAtatagattttttttcatattaaatttttcaaaaatacaaaaaagTGAAAACTATCTCATCTCagctcatctcatctcattTTAAGTATACTGTTCACTCATCCATCTATTCATTCATATAAGCTTGTATATTTACCAGTTTAAGAAAAACACACCCACACAGGTACGATTATAGAATGAGCAAAGAAGAAAGcgatattgatgatttcaattcatccGACGATGAAGACGCTAACATTAACCATACGGtattaatttcatcca
This window encodes:
- the NNF1 gene encoding MIND complex subunit NNF1 (similar to Saccharomyces cerevisiae NNF1 (YJR112W); ancestral locus Anc_7.489), with protein sequence MHDLYTVWKDSIHINEWKRITKGKVHMTGSQKIRYIRLNQVFNKALNQSLTKLERWDKLSSCFPEYSQTEEGVSNLINCQRQVIEFWRGLCKREFDDILKERNVKVKLDELDDLILEARESLQKQMHDNQDERHTKNNDDDNNHKILLEDLKPEELISLNLYSQRNKTISELNKRLSKLNDINKQLEDELEALLNELQSECDEVKQLSEDNLGGKIINDKPDEILMQGLNDMLLELREKY
- the NDAI0K02730 gene encoding uncharacterized protein, whose product is MKSLHNPIVSSTSTWETTSNSNSNSSSTSSNTYNIPTVTETVQDQQSHKVTHSSLIRLQKLQSPTNSYLNDIIFIFLICSSQFITLASASQAILQMDSLSVWFKIPPTSTLQLGWVNASFAMTCGAFIILAGKLCDILNPRIIFISGYVWFSLWTLITGFASYVPKNMIFLYICRGCQGIGGALLFPSALILLNQYYTVPEPSPSQSQSKSPTTSAPSPSHDIEKNLSSDDDNDGDSSIADDSDIICTSKSIAFSLYGACAPLGIVIGGIFSAIFTQLATWPWNYWSMSIVTTLLSILSYFYVVVPIPVEKLDSNPNSLKNWKNFDFLGVILGISALILFGVSWDQATMYKFKTIHVYLTLLFSLVSFIAMIIWEYYFNNPIIPIRQIHPGTIKALLVVFFSYISFTQWLFYTWKLFTEVKDNSPILGSVKFIPLSVAGIISATFSILLIVKRVPVQIRLLAGASSFLLSHILLLTCKLDSSYWTYQFFSIISISIGLDISFPSATLLLTNGIPPEIQGICAALVGSVLNYGTAIGPPIAQTIIQYQCESCMSDPHDKKAFLKGIHIAGAVGVGCSGIAVLIGIYGTITEYSWKTKGFSKKCIK
- the NDAI0K02720 gene encoding uncharacterized protein, which gives rise to MIRSLSSSSSSSSPISSSSLLTLRNIRYFSSLIKNIPLAPADKILGLTSEFNHDQNNKKVNLTVGIYKDAFGKVTPFPSVRQAQNLLNKNHSNSKYNNLSYLPITGCKDFETNVTNFLFNDSINKPTLIEDNRISFIQTLSGTGAISIASTFITKFLSNEIIIPNYSWANHSNILQKNGFKNNINHYPYYDPITGKLSINKWKQYLRSTHSSKSTMPRSILLHASCHNPTGVDPTLKQWEEIIDIIHELKMIPIIDMAYQGLETGNLFQDCQLLKLCLDESRYPKGWKNGLFLCQSFAKNMGLYGERVGSLSIVLPPGQEEGSPESVMKDKINSQLKRIVRGMYSSPPGYGSKIANIILSEPDLKLRWIKDVKFMVDRLNQVRLMLYERLNWNDLINNELIMGCLFH
- the APE1 gene encoding metalloaminopeptidase APE1 (similar to Saccharomyces cerevisiae LAP4 (YKL103C); ancestral locus Anc_2.478) — translated: MEEQREILDQLKKTLEMLTMDATEKSTTNTSSSASSTTSSNNATISNDDYVSIKHTYEDCAQEFINFQYKNPTTYHVVDHISNLLLSKGFKYLCEKGNWDACANGSKGGKFFTVRNGSNLVAWIVGDKWQYKRGVGAVASHIDSLTVKLKPVSTKENVGGYEMLGVAPYGGTLNEAWLDRDLGIAGRVYIRTPGEDEIKAVLIDSTPHPIAKIPSLAPHFGKPSEGPFDKEDQMVPVIGFTAADDDDEPPANEKEKTSPLYGKHPIKLLRYVAKLANVKVCQLIQLDLDLFDVQKGTLGGLNNEFIFAPRVDDRLCSFAAAICLAHFAENLDIANMETFNAVALFDNEEIGSLSRQGAKGGLLESVVGRVATARNKRDVPPDMRTLFANSIILSADVNHLFNPNFKDVYLKDHAPKPNYGITLSLDPNGHMATDSVGVTFIEELARGNNDKVQYFQIKNNSRSGGTIGPSLACQTGARTIDLGIAQLSMHSIRAATGTRDVGLGIKFFRNFFDNWRTVYDKFADL